Proteins encoded in a region of the Petroclostridium xylanilyticum genome:
- a CDS encoding ABC transporter permease: MGFIKVVVYRLKMLLTSPIYLIVLLGMPVTVVLFSGLVLNRAAKDLRIPIAIVDNDHSEYSRLVVERIFQKPSVKVQTGDMQDVIRKVSTGKYEAAYIIKKGFMERILDEDIEGLIEMVKSPSSISAEIIGEIISSEVIRLSSNVTAANYVVSEYKKMKVISGKEAQQKTWEEAWKYTDAQWEPKPLMTIEYKEMQQGTLKSGSGNKGLFHTLDVIYGMIISYLMFNMLVGGSWVITEKNDGIIKRIYSSPMKLSTYIMGNIFAVAIINFIGVSLMIYLLERFFSMQSIGLNQVYMLLIAYLLCLSSISLFLATILKSISQLQVVTPVTTLITSFFGGSFINLSEISQRFKQISMITPQHWFMEGLRKTYISGTGWGAGQQMLILLEGFILFFFLSIIVLKITGDR; encoded by the coding sequence TTGGGGTTCATAAAAGTAGTTGTTTACCGCTTAAAAATGTTGCTTACCAGTCCTATATACTTAATTGTTCTATTAGGAATGCCCGTTACGGTTGTGCTCTTTTCAGGTCTAGTATTGAATAGGGCAGCGAAAGATTTGCGTATTCCCATTGCGATAGTAGATAATGACCATAGTGAATATTCACGGCTGGTTGTGGAAAGAATATTCCAAAAGCCTTCAGTGAAAGTTCAAACAGGTGATATGCAGGATGTCATAAGAAAAGTCAGTACCGGAAAATATGAAGCAGCCTATATCATTAAGAAGGGATTTATGGAGAGGATATTGGATGAGGATATAGAAGGTCTAATAGAAATGGTTAAATCTCCTTCCAGTATATCTGCCGAAATAATAGGAGAGATAATTTCAAGTGAAGTCATCCGCCTGTCCAGCAATGTTACCGCTGCTAATTATGTAGTAAGTGAATATAAGAAAATGAAAGTTATTTCTGGGAAAGAGGCGCAGCAAAAAACATGGGAAGAGGCATGGAAATATACCGATGCTCAATGGGAGCCAAAACCTTTGATGACCATTGAATATAAAGAGATGCAGCAGGGCACTTTAAAAAGTGGCTCCGGAAACAAAGGGCTGTTTCACACTCTTGATGTGATATATGGAATGATTATATCCTATCTGATGTTTAACATGTTGGTAGGCGGCAGTTGGGTAATTACTGAAAAAAATGACGGTATTATCAAGCGAATTTATTCCTCTCCGATGAAGTTATCAACATATATAATGGGTAATATTTTTGCTGTTGCCATTATCAATTTTATTGGTGTATCACTTATGATATATCTATTAGAAAGATTTTTCAGCATGCAATCAATAGGCCTGAATCAGGTATATATGTTGTTAATAGCCTATTTGTTATGCCTAAGCTCAATAAGTTTATTTCTAGCCACTATACTGAAGTCTATTTCACAATTGCAAGTTGTTACTCCCGTGACCACATTGATAACAAGCTTTTTTGGAGGTTCGTTTATTAATCTGTCAGAAATAAGTCAAAGATTTAAGCAGATTTCCATGATAACACCCCAGCATTGGTTCATGGAAGGCTTGAGAAAAACATATATATCAGGCACAGGTTGGGGAGCGGGACAGCAGATGTTAATTCTGCTGGAAGGATTTATTTTGTTCTTCTTTTTAAGCATAATAGTTCTAAAAATTACAGGAGATAGATAA
- a CDS encoding papain-like cysteine protease family protein has translation MKFWTMKKFRISIMFLSILLVVTSTAFALYASHIYGGMDQYKQEKTLWCWNACARMVADYRYNVTLTQSDMAAKILGSSTRDATATHQQTASAIKLYTNSTKNTGYTNSAYTFNYVAQKLDSSNNPIIIGVNYTNVGEYHMLACYGYDSLPQEKIYFVDPKGPWQESDLFANYFDGVWAKPSGASYFLDGQWN, from the coding sequence ATGAAATTTTGGACTATGAAGAAGTTTAGAATATCGATAATGTTCTTATCAATTCTTTTAGTAGTAACTAGTACAGCTTTTGCACTCTATGCTTCTCATATATATGGAGGAATGGATCAATATAAGCAGGAAAAAACCTTATGGTGCTGGAATGCTTGCGCTAGAATGGTTGCAGATTATCGTTACAATGTCACTCTTACACAATCTGATATGGCAGCAAAAATATTAGGATCAAGTACAAGGGATGCAACAGCAACTCATCAGCAAACAGCTTCTGCAATAAAACTATATACAAATAGTACAAAGAATACAGGATATACAAACAGTGCATATACTTTTAATTATGTAGCACAGAAACTTGATTCATCAAATAATCCTATTATAATTGGAGTAAATTATACAAATGTTGGGGAATATCATATGCTCGCTTGCTATGGTTATGATTCACTCCCACAGGAAAAAATATATTTTGTTGATCCAAAAGGGCCGTGGCAGGAAAGTGATTTGTTTGCAAACTATTTTGACGGTGTGTGGGCAAAGCCTTCGGGTGCTTCTTACTTTTTAGATGGTCAGTGGAATTAA
- a CDS encoding accessory gene regulator ArgB-like protein, with protein sequence MKYAMTVVWNEAIKFVALLALFLMLNKTYEFLFCFAILISIRIFSGGLHFESNFACFIASIVFFCIIILYLPFLFAVTTGVSIILMLISICIIFICSPVPSPNRPIISKKRKRHLRYLSVFFTLAWIFILYKFIHDYTFFECGIWTISLQAFQLLIGKEENQ encoded by the coding sequence ATGAAGTATGCGATGACGGTTGTTTGGAATGAAGCCATTAAATTCGTTGCGCTGCTGGCTTTGTTTTTAATGCTGAATAAAACCTATGAATTCTTATTTTGTTTTGCCATATTGATATCCATCCGGATTTTTTCCGGCGGTCTGCATTTTGAGAGTAATTTTGCATGCTTTATAGCCAGCATAGTTTTCTTCTGTATCATTATTTTATACTTGCCGTTTTTATTTGCTGTGACTACAGGCGTAAGTATAATCTTAATGCTTATAAGCATTTGCATTATTTTTATATGCTCTCCTGTGCCATCTCCTAACAGACCGATTATAAGCAAAAAAAGAAAACGGCATTTAAGATATCTGTCCGTCTTCTTTACACTCGCATGGATATTTATTTTATATAAATTTATTCATGATTACACTTTTTTTGAATGCGGCATATGGACCATTAGTCTGCAAGCATTCCAATTATTAATAGGAAAGGAGGAAAACCAATGA
- a CDS encoding methyl-accepting chemotaxis protein — protein sequence MIKNYSIMVTGIFSYLYFQLAVFIIPMPWLRIAVYFLLIGIFAFYNSFVMNKKLADLHSLSLEIAKGNYSFHLHNTKYSGPLKDIFQSIIDLKNKLLKYIFEMQVAYSQISSASQQLTVTLDESNAFAQQLYAETQEIHALNSNSYENIKSTINAVKNIVRLLESVKDTSEEMKITSIQSRQTINESLREIMEIVNSVNDIQQSTNITVKYMDKLNAATKEISHILQTVDNIAKQTHLLSLNASIESARAGVHGRGFGVVAEEIRKLSEDSKDAVSEIAALVSKITSEVSNVTHKINENLANVHKSVACSKKVEGSLNNIERTYDKVQSMIQNIIDISEEEYRLASGINNKIEAVERISQEVAAGFDMVYMSVHKQKRNLEELSSLGECLSGASQSLAILTEKADVNMLEINSSKIDSISQSIIKLLKESVLSADDILSMDPKKHQVLLDEVLAQHHSIEAIWTNDPKGRFIYSNPPAGIANAKVRDWFKESIAGKEFVSPVYISAITRNPCITVSLPIKDFSGKNIGVIGADLKLHI from the coding sequence ATGATAAAAAATTATTCAATAATGGTTACAGGTATTTTTTCATACCTTTATTTCCAACTTGCCGTATTTATAATTCCCATGCCATGGCTGCGTATCGCCGTATATTTTCTTTTAATAGGCATTTTCGCCTTTTATAACAGTTTTGTTATGAATAAAAAACTTGCCGATTTACATAGTCTGTCTTTAGAAATTGCTAAGGGAAATTACTCTTTTCACCTGCATAATACCAAGTATAGCGGTCCATTAAAAGATATATTCCAGTCTATAATAGACTTAAAGAATAAACTTTTAAAATACATTTTTGAAATGCAGGTGGCTTATAGCCAGATTTCTTCAGCTTCACAACAGCTGACAGTTACCCTGGATGAGAGCAATGCCTTTGCGCAGCAATTATATGCTGAAACCCAAGAAATACATGCTCTCAATAGCAATAGTTATGAAAATATTAAATCTACAATCAATGCGGTTAAAAATATTGTCAGGCTTCTGGAAAGTGTTAAAGATACTTCTGAAGAAATGAAAATCACCAGCATACAATCAAGACAGACTATCAATGAAAGCCTGAGGGAGATTATGGAAATTGTTAATTCAGTAAACGATATTCAGCAATCCACCAATATTACAGTCAAATATATGGATAAGTTAAATGCCGCTACCAAAGAAATATCTCATATACTGCAGACTGTAGACAACATTGCAAAACAAACCCATCTTTTGTCTCTGAACGCTTCCATTGAATCAGCAAGAGCCGGAGTACATGGAAGGGGATTTGGTGTAGTGGCGGAGGAAATAAGGAAGTTATCCGAAGATAGTAAGGATGCTGTTTCAGAAATTGCTGCCCTGGTAAGTAAAATAACCTCAGAGGTATCTAATGTAACCCATAAAATCAACGAGAACCTGGCAAACGTACATAAAAGCGTAGCATGTTCCAAAAAAGTGGAAGGGAGCCTGAATAACATAGAGCGGACCTATGATAAGGTACAATCCATGATACAAAATATCATTGATATATCTGAAGAGGAATATAGGCTTGCATCCGGCATCAATAATAAAATCGAAGCTGTTGAACGCATCTCGCAGGAAGTTGCCGCCGGTTTTGATATGGTATATATGTCAGTACACAAACAAAAGCGTAATCTAGAGGAACTCTCCTCACTGGGCGAATGTCTCTCAGGTGCATCCCAGAGTTTGGCCATACTGACTGAAAAAGCGGATGTCAATATGCTGGAAATTAATTCATCAAAAATCGACAGTATTTCACAAAGTATTATTAAGCTGCTTAAGGAAAGTGTATTGTCTGCTGATGATATCTTATCCATGGACCCAAAGAAACACCAGGTATTATTGGATGAGGTGCTGGCACAACACCATTCTATCGAAGCAATATGGACAAACGACCCAAAAGGCCGGTTTATTTATTCCAATCCTCCTGCCGGTATTGCAAATGCAAAAGTAAGGGATTGGTTCAAGGAAAGTATAGCAGGCAAAGAATTTGTATCACCGGTCTATATTTCTGCTATCACCAGAAATCCGTGTATTACTGTATCATTACCTATCAAGGATTTTTCCGGGAAAAATATTGGTGTAATAGGTGCCGATTTAAAGCTGCATATCTAA
- a CDS encoding LytR/AlgR family response regulator transcription factor — protein MINILIVEDEQIARTNLARMLQSLSEEIKILEASTGKEAIQLLKQTHINLFFLDIQLPDISGLKVAETIRSIPKYELTYIVFVTAHVQYQLEAFKKYHCYDYIEKPYTKEDVLKVAERLIRGVQSIPPAEKAICFELRDFILKIRTDDILFIESRGRNCVIHTSSRLYTIPNIAMKKMLDKLADETFIQTHKSYIVNIKSVERIDKVDRSSWRAYFQDYSLTAYISDKYKESFMKRLSNKIV, from the coding sequence ATGATAAACATATTAATAGTTGAAGATGAGCAAATAGCAAGAACAAACTTAGCACGTATGCTTCAGTCTTTGAGTGAAGAGATTAAAATACTGGAAGCCTCTACAGGAAAAGAAGCAATACAACTATTAAAGCAAACACATATCAATTTGTTTTTTCTGGACATTCAATTACCCGACATCTCAGGGCTGAAAGTTGCAGAGACCATACGATCTATCCCAAAATACGAATTGACCTATATCGTATTTGTCACCGCACATGTTCAATATCAACTTGAGGCTTTCAAAAAATACCATTGCTATGACTATATTGAAAAACCCTATACCAAAGAAGATGTTTTGAAGGTTGCCGAGCGCTTGATAAGGGGTGTTCAAAGCATTCCTCCTGCTGAAAAAGCAATCTGTTTTGAGCTAAGGGATTTTATCCTTAAAATCAGGACGGATGATATATTATTTATTGAATCCCGGGGAAGGAATTGTGTTATACACACAAGCAGCAGGCTGTATACTATACCTAACATAGCAATGAAAAAAATGCTGGATAAGCTAGCGGATGAAACTTTTATTCAGACTCATAAGTCGTATATTGTAAATATTAAAAGTGTTGAAAGGATAGACAAAGTAGATAGAAGTTCTTGGCGGGCATATTTTCAAGATTATTCACTGACGGCATATATCAGTGACAAATATAAGGAGAGTTTTATGAAAAGATTATCAAATAAAATAGTTTAG
- a CDS encoding sensor histidine kinase: protein MKWYEIFVLSNIEILAFLVLWSKLNPNFYKYKVRSLFTIAALSGVSVILDYYTIDIGFVISFALLCTMVTILFQTRLEQTLLQFFIVLIFALSVQMIVTYILSIMQEDMSYSFSNGLKVNIATFIICVIIYRTSWLNRIQKLSLSYYRVILTIIVNVAGVIVLFFYIWQVDKAFIWNHYAVLLTMILIWEGLNIYFIYQMIKMRQQEKIIQVHEKYTPFLENLVHEVRQRQHEFKNHLNVLYGLAEMQDDYEAKQEIKNYLQTLIDKIKPVDKLLNIKDHILSAVIYSKKALAQEKKIAFHVEFQGEIPEYPLDKHELVELLGNLLNNAIEAAENGENGSVVLTLGMEGKFKMIRVKNTGKSISRTNTVHIYNRGYSTKEGKHRGYGLYNVKKIVDAYNGTIELSFEEKYIVFTVLF from the coding sequence ATGAAATGGTATGAGATATTTGTACTCTCAAATATAGAAATTTTGGCATTTTTAGTACTTTGGAGCAAGCTGAATCCCAATTTCTATAAATACAAGGTACGAAGTCTATTTACAATAGCTGCTTTATCTGGCGTATCGGTGATTCTTGATTATTATACTATTGACATAGGGTTTGTAATAAGTTTTGCACTATTATGTACGATGGTCACAATTTTGTTTCAAACACGGTTGGAACAAACGCTTTTACAATTTTTCATTGTATTAATTTTTGCCTTAAGCGTTCAGATGATAGTTACTTATATCCTATCGATTATGCAGGAAGATATGAGTTATTCTTTTAGCAACGGACTTAAAGTCAATATTGCAACTTTTATCATATGTGTTATTATTTATAGAACTTCGTGGCTGAATAGAATTCAAAAGTTATCTTTAAGTTACTATAGAGTGATATTGACAATTATAGTCAATGTTGCGGGGGTTATTGTATTATTCTTTTATATATGGCAAGTTGACAAAGCCTTTATATGGAATCATTATGCCGTATTATTAACGATGATCTTGATATGGGAAGGATTAAATATTTATTTTATCTATCAGATGATAAAAATGAGGCAGCAGGAAAAAATAATTCAAGTCCATGAAAAATACACACCTTTCTTGGAAAATCTGGTGCATGAGGTAAGGCAGCGCCAGCATGAGTTTAAAAACCATTTGAATGTACTTTATGGGCTTGCAGAGATGCAGGACGATTATGAAGCAAAGCAAGAAATAAAGAACTATTTACAGACACTCATTGATAAGATAAAACCGGTGGATAAGCTCCTTAATATAAAAGACCATATCTTAAGCGCGGTAATCTATAGTAAAAAAGCTTTGGCACAAGAGAAAAAAATTGCTTTTCATGTGGAATTCCAAGGAGAAATACCCGAATATCCGTTGGACAAGCATGAACTTGTTGAACTATTGGGAAACCTGTTAAATAACGCAATCGAGGCTGCTGAAAATGGAGAAAACGGCAGTGTGGTTTTGACACTTGGTATGGAAGGAAAATTCAAGATGATCCGGGTAAAGAACACGGGTAAATCCATATCCAGGACAAATACAGTGCACATCTATAACAGGGGTTATTCAACAAAGGAAGGAAAGCATAGAGGGTACGGCCTTTATAATGTAAAAAAGATTGTCGATGCTTATAACGGCACCATCGAGCTTTCCTTTGAGGAGAAGTATATAGTATTCACAGTACTATTTTAA
- a CDS encoding ABC transporter permease: MDIITMTWYDFKKYFQDKKAVFFMMVMPLIVIFLVSYAISPLFYTNSYIDKFKIAIVDKENSIETRTLINHFESSESLKNLAEVIHTDYEYAVQLMDKDEIAAIIVIPEHFSEDVAVGKNTPVTVIGNRNKPVQSQIIKAMMTSGADLVTAAQSGVNTIWDFLKKAGASSEKLNQWFNKSVMEFSLKSLGRNQVFVKKVVSPIADISPFEYYSISIIVIFMLFNGMSGLRILIEEKHSEVLKRIISKGISVWKIILSKFISLFLFQLIQSFIIFAVLVLAADRYLRGNSMNAALVLAVIVVAVSSFMIFIASCVNSIFLADMIAYIGILTMAFIGGSIIPLTYLPASIEKVSFLSINKWAAQGLIYSVFWNRQDIVITSIGVLVLLSVVCIIGSIFSLARTAR; the protein is encoded by the coding sequence ATGGATATAATTACAATGACATGGTATGATTTCAAAAAATATTTTCAAGACAAAAAGGCAGTTTTCTTTATGATGGTAATGCCTCTTATTGTCATTTTTCTGGTTTCCTATGCAATCTCTCCACTATTTTATACTAACTCGTATATTGATAAATTCAAGATTGCCATCGTAGACAAAGAAAACTCCATAGAGACCCGGACACTTATCAACCACTTTGAGAGCTCTGAATCGTTAAAAAATTTAGCCGAAGTAATACATACCGATTATGAATATGCCGTTCAATTAATGGATAAGGATGAAATTGCAGCAATTATCGTGATACCTGAACATTTTAGCGAAGATGTTGCTGTAGGGAAAAATACTCCTGTAACAGTAATAGGAAACAGGAATAAACCTGTCCAGTCCCAGATCATCAAAGCGATGATGACCAGTGGAGCAGACCTTGTTACAGCTGCACAGAGCGGTGTGAATACAATATGGGATTTTTTAAAAAAGGCTGGTGCATCTTCAGAAAAATTAAACCAGTGGTTTAATAAGTCAGTAATGGAATTCTCCTTAAAGTCGTTGGGAAGAAACCAGGTATTTGTAAAAAAAGTTGTTTCACCCATTGCAGATATTTCTCCCTTTGAGTATTATTCTATTTCTATAATAGTAATTTTTATGCTTTTTAATGGTATGTCGGGATTAAGAATTTTGATAGAAGAAAAGCACTCTGAAGTGCTAAAGAGAATAATATCAAAAGGAATATCCGTTTGGAAGATTATATTATCCAAATTTATCTCTCTATTCTTATTTCAGTTGATACAGTCGTTTATTATTTTTGCTGTCCTTGTCCTTGCAGCTGACAGGTATTTAAGAGGAAACAGTATGAATGCAGCACTTGTACTTGCAGTAATAGTGGTGGCTGTCAGTTCATTTATGATTTTTATTGCTTCCTGTGTGAACAGCATATTTTTAGCCGATATGATTGCATATATAGGGATATTAACCATGGCGTTTATAGGAGGAAGTATAATTCCGCTGACATATTTACCTGCAAGTATAGAAAAGGTTAGTTTTCTTTCCATTAACAAATGGGCTGCTCAAGGGCTTATATATTCGGTTTTTTGGAACAGGCAGGATATTGTCATAACTAGTATTGGTGTTTTAGTACTATTATCGGTTGTTTGTATAATTGGTTCCATATTTTCTCTTGCGAGAACTGCGAGGTGA
- a CDS encoding AgrD family cyclic lactone autoinducer peptide, giving the protein MKKISPVLRAILYFFAFMFVVAADLITASGSFLMWGEPKCPKDLLK; this is encoded by the coding sequence ATGAAGAAGATTTCTCCTGTATTGAGAGCAATTTTATATTTTTTTGCATTTATGTTTGTTGTCGCTGCGGATTTGATTACCGCATCAGGCTCGTTTCTTATGTGGGGAGAGCCAAAATGCCCCAAGGATTTGTTAAAATAG
- a CDS encoding accessory gene regulator ArgB-like protein → MHSLIDIFAYKVYKERLLSHRDLRKMKYAMTVVWNEVIKLAALLALFFMLNKTYEFLFCFSILLSIRTFSGGLHFENNFACFAASAVFFCIVILYLPFLFTVTIGISIILMIISTGIISIYSPTPSPNRPIINKKKDGT, encoded by the coding sequence ATGCACAGTTTGATAGATATTTTTGCGTACAAAGTCTATAAGGAACGATTATTATCTCACCGTGACCTTCGGAAGATGAAGTATGCGATGACGGTTGTTTGGAATGAAGTGATTAAGCTTGCTGCACTGCTAGCTCTGTTTTTTATGCTGAATAAAACCTATGAGTTCTTGTTTTGTTTCAGTATCTTGTTATCTATCAGGACTTTTTCCGGCGGTCTGCATTTTGAAAATAATTTCGCATGCTTTGCAGCCAGTGCGGTGTTTTTCTGTATTGTTATTCTATACTTGCCGTTTTTATTTACTGTAACTATAGGTATAAGTATCATCTTAATGATTATAAGTACCGGCATTATTTCTATTTATTCTCCTACGCCGTCTCCCAACAGGCCGATTATAAACAAAAAAAAAGACGGAACTTAA
- the asnB gene encoding asparagine synthase (glutamine-hydrolyzing) encodes MCGIAGWIDWQANLKEQQPILEAMGETLKYRGPDASGIWTSTSAGIVHRRLIVVDPEGGAQPMVRKRGENTYVLTYNGELYNTPELRDRLMSKGYTFEGHSDTEVLLLSYMEWGEKCVDYLNGIYAFGVWSEAEQSLFLARDRMGVKPLFFAQRGSSLIFGSELKTLLAHPEVKPEIDAEGLAEIFLLGPSRTPGHGVFKGISELRPGQFLVYNRNGLRIQKYWQLESHPHVDDIDTTVAKVGELLQDAIERQLVSDVPLCTFLSGGLDSSAITAHASRVYKKNGMAPLHSYSIDYVDNDKYFKSSLFQPNSDAPWIKRVSEYLGTQHHYITIDTPQLTEALKRAVTARDLPGMADVDSSLYLFCCEVKKDATVAVSGECADEIFGGYPWFYKPEMLYADTFPWARSVKERMGILAPGILKNIDGEEYVRQRYLDTLAEVPILHEESKQEKRMREMMYLNLTWFMTTLLDRKDRMSMATGLEVRVPFCDHRIVEYVWNIPWEMKYADQREKGLVRHALKGILPEDVLWRKKSPYPKTHNPAYMRTVKGWLQEILNDSSSPLLQVINQERVKEIVDSDGAAFGVPWFGQLMTSAQLFAYLIQIDTWMKEYKVTIV; translated from the coding sequence ATGTGTGGAATTGCCGGATGGATAGATTGGCAGGCAAATCTTAAGGAACAACAACCTATTTTGGAAGCAATGGGAGAGACGTTGAAGTATCGAGGTCCGGATGCATCGGGGATTTGGACTTCAACATCTGCCGGGATCGTACACCGGAGACTGATAGTGGTTGACCCCGAAGGGGGAGCCCAACCTATGGTAAGGAAGCGTGGTGAAAACACCTACGTTCTTACCTACAATGGAGAATTGTATAATACCCCTGAACTAAGAGATAGGCTGATGTCAAAAGGCTATACTTTTGAAGGACATTCAGATACGGAAGTTCTTCTGCTATCCTATATGGAATGGGGGGAAAAGTGTGTTGATTATCTCAATGGTATTTATGCCTTCGGTGTGTGGAGTGAGGCAGAGCAGAGTTTATTTTTAGCCCGCGACCGGATGGGAGTAAAACCACTATTCTTTGCACAGAGGGGAAGCTCACTCATCTTTGGTTCCGAATTGAAAACATTATTAGCCCACCCTGAAGTGAAGCCGGAGATAGATGCAGAAGGATTAGCGGAAATATTCCTGCTGGGACCGTCACGTACACCGGGACATGGAGTGTTTAAGGGAATATCCGAATTAAGGCCGGGACAGTTCCTTGTTTACAACCGCAATGGATTACGTATCCAAAAATATTGGCAGTTGGAAAGCCATCCACATGTTGATGATATAGACACTACAGTTGCTAAAGTGGGTGAGTTATTGCAGGATGCGATTGAACGGCAGCTGGTATCGGATGTGCCGTTATGTACATTCTTATCAGGAGGATTGGATTCCAGTGCTATTACTGCCCATGCAAGCAGGGTTTACAAAAAGAATGGAATGGCACCACTTCATTCCTATTCCATTGACTATGTAGATAATGATAAATATTTTAAGTCCAGCCTCTTTCAACCCAATTCAGATGCACCATGGATCAAACGGGTTTCAGAATACCTGGGTACGCAGCACCATTATATTACGATAGATACACCTCAATTGACAGAAGCCCTTAAAAGGGCGGTAACAGCCCGTGACTTGCCCGGTATGGCTGACGTAGATTCATCGCTTTACTTATTCTGCTGCGAGGTTAAAAAAGATGCGACTGTTGCCGTATCGGGTGAATGCGCCGATGAGATATTTGGAGGTTATCCGTGGTTCTATAAGCCGGAAATGTTATATGCAGATACCTTCCCATGGGCAAGGTCGGTGAAGGAGAGAATGGGTATCCTGGCACCGGGGATATTAAAAAATATTGACGGTGAGGAATATGTGAGACAGCGCTATCTGGATACACTGGCAGAAGTACCAATACTACATGAAGAGAGTAAACAGGAAAAGCGCATGAGGGAAATGATGTATTTAAATCTCACCTGGTTTATGACGACACTTCTGGACAGAAAAGATCGTATGTCGATGGCTACGGGTCTGGAAGTACGTGTTCCGTTCTGTGATCATCGTATTGTAGAATATGTATGGAATATACCGTGGGAGATGAAGTATGCCGACCAAAGAGAAAAAGGACTTGTAAGACATGCACTAAAAGGGATACTACCTGAAGATGTACTATGGAGAAAAAAGAGCCCATATCCAAAGACACACAACCCTGCATATATGAGAACAGTAAAAGGTTGGCTACAGGAAATACTCAATGATTCCAGTTCACCACTACTGCAAGTGATTAACCAAGAAAGAGTCAAAGAAATCGTAGATTCTGATGGAGCAGCCTTTGGTGTGCCGTGGTTCGGACAGTTAATGACCAGTGCACAGTTGTTTGCTTACTTAATACAAATAGATACTTGGATGAAAGAATATAAGGTGACAATAGTATAA
- a CDS encoding transposase — translation MPRQAREKSSSGIYHIMLRGINRQDIFHDKQDKMRFIETLKNYKSICEYKIYGYCLMSNHIHLLMKEGKEAISQAMKRIGASYVYWYNMKDMVICFRIDIKVKKLKMINIY, via the coding sequence ATGCCAAGACAAGCAAGAGAAAAAAGCAGCAGTGGGATATATCATATTATGCTAAGAGGGATAAATAGGCAAGATATCTTTCACGATAAACAAGATAAGATGAGATTTATTGAGACATTAAAGAATTATAAAAGTATCTGCGAATATAAAATTTATGGATATTGTCTGATGAGTAATCATATTCATTTATTAATGAAAGAAGGTAAAGAAGCCATATCCCAGGCAATGAAGCGAATTGGAGCAAGTTATGTTTATTGGTATAATATGAAAGATATGGTCATTTGTTTCAGGATAGATATAAAAGTGAAAAAGTTGAAGATGATAAATATTTATTAA